The genomic DNA CAAAAACTGTTCAGCAGGCCCTTGAGTTACTGATACCCACTGACCCGTGACCACTAAGTTACCTTACCTGGTCATTATAGCCCATCAAGGCCCGCCGGCCATTCTTTGGTCCCAAAAATCTGTTCACCAGCATCGTCCATCCAAGAGAGAAATGGAATTCTATGTCTTCTTGGAAGTCAGCACAAAGCTTATCACAGTTCAGATCATAGCTGAGTGTGAAGCACTGCCGGGGAATTAACATGTCTATCTGGCCTCGCAGGGAGAGTGGGAGCAGTGGTTTTAAGCCATCTGCAAGAACAGAACATAAACTCATTCAGAAAATAGGAAATTGAGTTCACAGTAATTAACTGGACTTGCATTCCATAATCAGAACGGATATTGGTTGTTCCATCctctgcagttgtttttgtGAGTATCTTGAATTTCATGAAGCCAAGCAAGTTGCAATGCAGTCAATTCATATTCAGAAGGATGCCTTTCCATGGGCATTCCCAAATCTCTAAAGGTAGCTATAGTGTACAGTTTATCAACAGCTTGAAAAACAGGAGGCCAATTCTAAAAGTGCTTCTCTCTCACTAACAAAGGATTAAGCTGATTGATTAGATTCATTACTAATATGCACTGAACAAGTTTAGCCAAAGAGTGGAAAAAGCAGGAATAACTCATGCTCTACATATAAGTGCTACTAATCATGATGGAAACTAAGACAATGCCACCTGCAAACAACCATCAGAGGAATAAGAAACCCAGAACATCCACCTAGTTATTCTGCATTACAGTAACAGGAATGAAGGGTAACATTGCCTGCAGAACTGACCTATCATTTCTTGCTGCATTGTCTGCAGGGAAGCTGTGATTGCATTGGAACAACGATCTGACATGTTACGGCCCAGGCCTTCCTCAATGTGTTTATGGAGCTCCTGACAAACAGAGAAGGGTTACTGAGattaaataaaaggaagacATAAGTTGCAGGTGCTAGAGCTTCCCAGTTAAAAAAAGCTTCCAAAGCAAGAGCATGCATTCCATCTGCCCACTCTTCTAacatcagtttcatttttctccttccttcagtggaggagaggaaaaaaccaTGCAATCTCACAAGTATGCTGTAGACTGGAAAGGTTTTGTTTGAGGTACACAATGGAATACACCATACATGTATCTGTTTAATGCTGACGTTAGTTTTAAAGataatttccttccttttttaacACACCATTTTTCACAGAAGCTACCCcagtgcaaaacaaaatttaagagAAGGCACTTTGCAATATTAAAAACTCAGTTCTTCCTAGTTGGAAGAATGTTAAGTGCCTCCAAGAGCTGGTGTAATTACTGACTCAGAGCCCGCTGACTAATTACAGGGCGGCTCAGAAGCTGTTAGCAATCTACAAGAAGCAAACACGACTTACGTTCTTGTAAACTTTAAGAACGACTTGAGAAGGATGGAAATCTGCTTGGTATTCATCTACCAGCACTGAAAGCCGCCTGATTTCTTCTGCCATTGCATTGGATACCTGGAGAAGGAGCCACAGGACAAAGTTACCATACTGCTCATTTAAAGCATCTTGTGAGTCTCCCTGAAAGTTACCCCCAGGTGTTCcacttttccttttattgcctcaaggaaagcaaacaaacaacaaaccctgcttctgaaagcatttcttctcttcccatctGTATCTCCCACATTTCTACCCCCTCAGACCTGTCagcactttgcatttttctcacCACACTGGCAGCTCTTTCAGACaatcccttctctttttctgcagccCCTCCTCACCTGCCTCTCCACTTCTTCTGTGATCTGTTTGATTTTCCGCTTGTAGTCTTGAGTGAGGAGCTCCAGCTGTTTGTCAATAAAACCCAAACGTTCCTGTCGTTCCTCTCGCATTTCCAGACAATAAACTCTGAAAAAAAGGTACCCATGGCAAAGCCAGATAAGCACATTTCTGATCTGCAAACACCTGGAACTCCAGACAAAAGACATTCTCCAACCCAAGAACCAAGTGTACCAATATCTACAGTGCATTGCatacacacagcacacaggatAAAAAGGATGCTCCTCTCCCaatatttccacatttttcctttgcattttaaatgctcatactctttaattttctctctaaGTGCAAGCTTGTGTCATGAAAGCACCGAGCATCAGCATCTCCTCACCGCTGTTCCTGGGCAGCAACATGCACTGAATCCATGATGAGACGAACATCCTCTGCGATCTGCTTTGCTCTCACTGTATGCTGctcaaattttgttttcactgctgacTGGGAGATACATTCCTGTACACAACAGGCAGCCAAGATTAGCAGCAGGCAGAAATACACTAACACAACTTGTCTATTTCCTAAGTGTGCTGCCACTCCATGTACGTAAGCTCCACTCCCCAGCCTTTTAGGAGTAAGCTGGGAGGCTTCAGGAGTAAATGGAATGCTACAACACTTAACACTCACCTCAAATCTTCTCTCAAAGTTTTGAAACTCAAACATTCTCACTTGAAAACCATCTGCCAATGCTCCACCTGAGAGTAGGAAGGTACAAAACAACCAATTAGgttttcagaaagcattcagaTGTTGGACATTAGGATATACTCCTGCTTTACCCTGAAGCcaatgcagaaaaagcagccaattcattctcttttattttgtctgCTCTCTTAAgaatttgatatttttaataaattcagtTTTGCCTATTTGTGAAACAAGATATTCTCTTATTTCCTTTGCTATAAGAAAGGCTCTGTTAGCTTTCCTCACCTCCTTCTGGCATCCCTTGAGCCCTCTGAATCCTGGCATTCAGCACTTCTTTTGCTGACACAAAGAAGATTCGATCCCCTGCCTGTGCTCGATCCACCACACCCAGCTCATCTACCAGGAAACTGGTGCAGCGCTCCATGTGCTGCCGACGCACCTGAGGGACAAACAGGAACACCTCCACGTGCAGTTACAGCCACTTTAAGCTCCATCTCAAAAATCAGATCAGACACTCAGATGCCCTCTGCTGGTTTAAGCTACTAATATGAAAGAATAAGAAGACAACCTTGCAATCTATAAAATCTTCCAGAAGTCATCCAAGTCACCTAACTTACAAACTGCCTGGTGAAGGTCTTGACTTCCACTTTAGAAATCTCCAGAGCCATGCTGTGACCACTAGCCTATCCTCCCTCTAGTTTCCACactacaataataaaaaaaccaatAATATCTAACACTTTATGGTTCTACACACAAGGACAAGAGTCAAAATGGTTTCTATATGGACTccaggcaaagggaaggaatttAAATCACAAACCTCTTCCATGTACTCTGGTTCAGAGGCAGATGCATCCCAGcggttatttaaaataaatatattgggTCGAGACAGACGTTCATTCACCTTGTGAAAGAACTGTTTCTCCTGTGCAAAATGGAACACAATCTCTTAAATTAATTTGTCAACATGCTTCAACCTCCAGCCAAATTCATTGCCCGCTATCAAGTGAACTTGAACATACAGTTTGCATCAACGTTGATTCCGAATTTGCCACCAGAACAAATACATCAGCATCTAGACAGAACTTGTCGATCCAACTGTCCAGCTCTGTGGTTACATCAATGCCAGGGCTaagagcagaaagagaagaaacaacgTTATTCTGGTGACAtttcaaaaacatgttttaaaaagttcaTACAAGACTTGTTTCAGCTATACAGggcattattttctgtgttagAGCCACACTGCTTTGAGGTTTTAGTTTGCAGACTGCAAACTAAAAAGGACAAATCAAGATAAACTGTGGCTGTTAACTGCAGGAAAGGACTTTGGTCACTGTCTCAGATTAAAACAAGGTCACTTTCATTGACGTCTGCTAAATTTGTATTTGAATACAAAGAAATGTGTggtaaagagaaaaagaaagacagataTTGTCACCTGTCCATGAGCACCAGGTCATCCTTTAAGAGAGGACATTTGGAATTGGGCCACATCACGCTGACTAGGCTGCCAGCATTCAGAAGCTCATCTTGATGGAGGGCATGAGCCAGCTGGTTTACTGtctaaaaatgaaagttttataTATCTATAACATTTCCCATATGCTAAGACAATTATCTCCCCCCAAAATTGGTCACAGACAGTTTAAGATAAAACCCAACTTGGAATTATCTCCCAAGAGTTTTCCCACACCACGTGTTTCCCCAGCCAGAAGACAACCACCCAAAAAGTGTCTATAAGAATAAGGCTGAGGAACTATCAGGAAGACTGTAACTTTGGTCAGCCATCCAGAGCTGAGAACTTCCTGAGGCATCATTCCAACTCCCTATTAGCACAATCACAACATATCATCTTCCACATACAATGAAGTCTCATGCCATAGCTTGCTTCACTCCTCCCTTCCTACACTCATTGAAAACCTGCTGTTGATCTCTGCTCCTTCAATGAATATAACCCTGAACTGTTAAAAGTCTATTCacagtgctttcattttccttttctggtaCTGGAACACAGCTCTTCTCCTATACCTTATGCTTAAGGAAATTGTACCTTAAcactcttcttttcctctgagcCTTCAGTAAGTAGGAAAGCTTCATGACCATCAGTCCCTTCTACACGCAGGAAACAATTAGTGGTGTGTCCAATTCCTGAAGGAAGGACTTTGTCCCATAGCATGGCATTTATCACAGTGCTTTTTCCATTGCTTGTCCTGAAGCAAGATTAAAGAATAGCATAGCTGGGCTCCTGAGCTATTTAGGTACTTTTTTGATGTTACAAACAATAAGCCATCTAAATCAAAGCAGCTCCAGAAGTAttaacaactttaaaaaaaaatccattttttcttttaaaacttcttcCAAATAGTCAATGTTCTACAATATTTAAGTCCCATTTACACAAGTACTGGCACTAGGGACATCTGCCACACGTTGCATGCAGAAGCTGGAGCACTAATGCTTCTATAAATACTTTTTACTGGCTATGATCCTAAAGATGCAAGTTTCTCTACCAAGTAGGGAGTGTAGCCAATGTAAGCACGTGACTTACCTTCCAAAAAAAGCCACTTTCATGTGTCGCcttgccagcacctcactaaTGCCACTGACTTTTGACAAGTAGCCTTTGACTTCCAGTACCTGCTCTTCTGTGGTGACAGGATCAAGCTCTGCATTCTTGTGTGTttctaaaaatcaaaatacatcATGCCTCTGAATCCCTGAAGCAATCTGCCTCAGTACTAGGTGAAACATCTCCCCACAGTTTAACACACACAACCAAATGCTTATCTGTATCCCAAAGTTCAGACAGGTCATGCTGAAGCATGCAGTTACACCCACCAGCATTTATTTGCCAGTCTCCTTCCTGTACCTAATAACCATTCTTATCCTCAGCACTGCTTTAAGCAGAACGCATCCAACACTTCAAACATTCCAGCACCCTTAAAAAGCTTCTCTCTGCATCGTAAGCTGTAAAGCCAATTACTGTATATGTTCCATGTCACTGGCAATGATGTGTGTAGGCAAGAATACTGAAAGGATTATATGCACACAACCAAAAGAGCCTTAAAtggttcatttaaaaaaaatagtacacaacacacacacagaaacaacgTTCTCCAACAACAGAAAGTAGCCCACTAACTAGCTGGGTTTCATAACTTACCAACTTAAGTCAGctttgaaatacaaattcaaTAATTTTCAGTCCCTCATACAAATACTGAGACATAAAGACAgacatatttataaataaatgaggGTTCTGGTGCGTGCCTTGGGAACCACGTACAGGCAAAGCACCATTCAGCTCAGCTTACCCTCCAGGAATGAGGAACTCTCATTGATGTACGCAGCCAGCTGCTCAAAGATGccattgattttcttctttgcagtgaCGAAATGTTTGAGTGGAGAAGCATTTACCTCAGCCATGTGTCTTTTATCCTTCTTCACTGCAACTATTGACTTGGAACGAGTGAACAACAGGGACATTGCGCTGCAGGGAAAAATCAGTAAGGAAAAGGGGGCTCACTAAGGCCTGACAGCCACACAACCAAGTGTCcaatataatcatagaatgattgGGCTGGAAAGAACCTCAGATATCACCCAGTTCCAACgcctgccatgggctgggtgctccccaccagctcaggctgccagaGCCCATCCATGGCATTGTGCtctcaatcccactgtctacGTCATTACAGTACATACACGTCTAaaatatataaggaaaaaggtGGGGTCTCTACTGAGAGATGGGGAAACAGCCACCTAATGAGCAGACACCGACTGAAAACTACATAATACACAACCTAGAGATCATTCGAcaggaaatgctttatttctcacACTCAGacatctggaaagaaagaagcccACCTTACCTCCTCACTTCCACGGCACAGCCCACCAAGGATCCTTCCCTCCCGCCCCGCTTACTTTTCAGAATGTGTTTCGCTCTCACAAGCCGGACATGGTCAACTCGAGTCCCTCCGGAACGCGAACAGCTCCGTTTCTCCGTTTTCACCCTCAGCTCTTTCCGCCACGCCAAATCCACTCGTCCTCCCTGCGACAGAGGCGGACGGAGCGCGTAGGCCTCAAGCTCACAGAGCCCTCACAGAGCTGCGGGCGCgcgccaaaaaaaaaaaggcgggAAGCGCCTCGTCCCACGGCGCGGCCGCACCTCAGAACGGGCAGTGGCGCCCCTCCACCCCCACACTCATCCCTGGCGCCAACGCTCACCTTCACAGCCGCTCCCGCAGCGCCGCCATCTTAATCCGCGGCACCGCCCCCTGGGCGGGCGTGCTGTGCCCCGGGGCGCTTCGGGAGCTGTAGTACCGAGGAACGGTCCCGATAAAGAAACACAGCCACTGAGCGTTTTGGAATAGTTTAATGcgaatttttttccccctccccccccatcccgGTTGGAATCTGTTTGTGAAACGGCTCCGCGCGGATTCCGATCACAATGTCGGGCAGAGGAAAAGCACAACGAAATAagtgggggaggaaaaaaaaaaaaaaaaaagctaaataaatacatacaccACGTCGTTGCCTTTCTCAACCATTACTCTAAGAAGTCCCTTCATTTGGTTATAGCATGAGGCGTTACGGGTTTCGGTTAGCGCGGATTTTTaccattttcagctgtttttctcccctGGGCACATGTGGGTGTGCAGCATTAAAGAGAGCCTAAAGAGCCTTCAGAACGCAGCCCTGTGGGTCCACCCCAATCCTGATGTGAACGGACCGCCTGTGAAACAAACCAGCCTTCAGACACAGAAGGGCGTCTAAAAAGCAGAGCAGGTCTCTCACAGGCAGCAATACAAAGGCTTCGCCCTGCTCCCCCTCCACCCACAGCTCTATTCTAGGCAGTTTTTTAGCCCTATTGGTTTGCCACAACCTCTCAGCGCTCACCAACCCATTTCTATTGGTCTCAACCCCACTGCAGTGGGGTGCTTTGGTTTGCCATCtcaaataatagaaataacCAATAATGATTTCCTCTAAGTACCAGAAAATAGTTCTCCTACAGCCATGGCTCAAACAAGCTGGAAGCAAAAGGGAACTACCCAAATAATCACTGAGAAGTGGAACGAGGCCAAAGATCAGTGAGGCCTCAGGATTGTTACCTCACCATTagagcttttgaagatctcaaCATGGATAGAGCTGATCTGAGCAGCAGTGAAGCCCTCGTGGTTGTTCAACTTGTTGTCAACCCTCCCCTTTGCCTGGCTTAGAATGCTCCCTTTAAACTGCGGTAACAGGAGTTAGggaggctattttttttttaatatatatatcttcAGACTAATCCCAGAGATAATTAGTGGACCCTCATTAACTAACACAAAACAACTATActgccattgctgctgctttgaacTCTGTGACGTGTTTCCAAAGACTGTGAAGAGGTAAGGATGCAGATGATCTTCAGGCTCTTACTATTGAGTTTCATCTGGTATGACATGTAGCTGTTATGACTCCTGGAGCCAGCTCCCTGATTGTTTATGTTTGGTATACTATCCAGAAATGATTTTCTAGTGTCCCGTATATGCTGTGGATATAAAAAAGAGATTCCAGCTACTTGGAGAGAAAGCTTGTGACTTGCTTCCAAAGAGCTGGATTTCCAGTccaagaaagcatttctgtaaaGCCAACCAAGCCATGAAGGTTCAAGTAAATCGCATTTCCAAGACACAGCTGATGAAGAGCAGAATCAAAAATGAAGGCACAAAATCTCCTTCCAAATTCTACAGCAACATTCCTAGATATGACCTGCAGTATCAGAGAGGGAGATCTTCCAGTAGTGGAGTCTTAacattgattaaaaaaatcaatatccAAATAGCTTTGATCAATGCCTTAGAAACTCTCTGCAGCATTCCCTGTTTCCACTCAAAGTCAGCAGTGAGCGGGGCCAGGGAAAGGTCCTTCCTGTGAAGCATGGCTCTAGGGGTCAATAAAAGACACTGCAATATAACGGGTTCCTTTGGTGGTTGGAAGACCTTCATGGTAGTGGGTGAGCCGTCCTGGATGCATCAGAGTCCAGCCTTTTCGTGGAGCTCGAATCGAGCAGTTGTAGCGCAAAAACCGGCAGCCTCCTCCCTGAGAGATACAGACCAAGAGACACATCAGCTTGGTTAAATCACCTAAGGGAATGGGTCTCTGCCTTCTCTTGGCAGCTCTTCAGAAAGTGTGAGAAGGGAGCTGGGGAATCCATTGTACCCTAACATGCTCAAAAGTCCCCTAACATAACCCAGTCGTTAACCACAGTCTTCAGTGCAAAGAAGCCAATAAAGAATGTTGTGCCTGGAAGGCTGTGCTTCATACCCAACACGCTGGCAAACTTACCTCATAGTCTATTCCAACCCTGTTCAGAGCAATGTTAATGGTAAAGGTGGAAGCATCATGATGGGGCATTAGAGAAGGCTGCTCATCAGGTTTGTAGCGGACCACAAAGGCTAGCTCAAACTGAGtctgcaggagagaagaaaagagagagcatctgttgcagagctgcagtaGCTCGTGGTTACTGAGCTGTGGGATAAGGTGTCATTTGTAAATTGCACCTCACTGCTAAGAAGAGCCACAATAACACAGGAAAGTGTTActggaaaactgtattttctgatGCATACATTTCAAGTCATAGTTCAGTATTAGTCCTCCATACCAGTAAACAGTACACATATTGCAAGAGGATTCTAGTAGCCCTTTCACACAGCTGCTATTGCAGCAGGTGCTGAGCTGACCACGAGTTTTGATGCCCTGGTATTACCTACCTTGGTATAGTATCCCGGGTACAGTTTCTCAGTGATGGGTGCAATATAGTCCAGAAGAAACTTATACCATTCTCTttcaaagccaatttggttCATGTGGATATCAATAGTTGGGACATTCTCATATCCTCCTTGTATTCTACTGTCCTGAAATTGAATCACGAAAAAACCAATGAGGATGGGCACCTTGGActtcacaaacaaaaagcactttttttctggCAATTACCAATACATATGAAGTTTACTTATCAGGATTTTCAGCACGATAAGCTCATTTCAAACAATCATTAAACCCTGAAGGGCTGAACATTGTCGCACTGGTGGACAGTATAAGGACTCAGAAAAGTTAATTAACATTCAAGAGCATGGGCAAAACCGTGGAGTTAATTAAGGGGAAAATTAGCAGTATTGAGGCCAGTTTCCTGGTTTAGCTGCAGGATCTAAGGCCTTCCTAGAGGAGGCGCTACTGTCACCAAACATATAAGGACAAAGTTGTCACCTGGAAATTAAACAGCTCCTGTTTTTCTTACCGTATTGTCACCTGTGGACCACTTGCCATAATGCTCCATTTCTTCCACCAGCTCATCACAGGCAGTGTCAGTGAATATGGGGAACCAGTACACATCCGGGCAGGGCTGCAGAACGTGGACAGGtgagagcagcagaaataaGGACAAGTGCTTGAGGCAAAAGGAATATGACTAAACTGACTGTATATAGGGTCAGATTAAGTGGAAAGAGAATACAACATCAAGGATAGAAGTTTGTCTTCTGATTGATGTGTCCTACTTCCACTTTACAGAGCTGGAGATGGACTTCTAGAATAATGATTTTGctctaaaaatacattcaaggtcacatttcctctgcatttgAACGACTACAAGGtcatgctgagctgtgcaaaTGACAACAGTGATAACATAAGCGTTCTCTCATTTTGATGGATACGAGCAATGTTTTCTTACCATTTCTACCAATTTCcctttcagagctgctgtgtaGTTTTCATGGATGTACTTTTCTCTCCAGTCCTacaattaaaaggaaaaagtcacATCTGAGGGGCCTGGTTAGAAGGGCAAACAAAAGTCATGCGGCGGTGCCACAGTACttcaaatgctttgaaaatccaGATGTTATGAATCACACACAGTCTGGACCTTCCTTGTTGGTGAAAACGGCCGTCAGATCTTCACATCCCACACAGCCTGCCAagcctgcagagcaggcaggttATCTCACCTCAGGGTTGCTGAATATTTGCCAGAGGTCATTGTGGAGGTGACTTGTTTGGTAATTCTCCAGAGACAGTATGTGTCCAAACTGATGTCGATTTGTCAAGTACATGAAGACTCcctgcagaacagagagaacaaacaagttttgttttcaCATCCCACATTTTTTGTGAGCAACCGTGAAATTAAAGCAGCGAACAATTTCCCAGTGATGACAGCTCTGCTCAAGTGCTCATCTATTCCTTTTTTGCCTGTGGactttaattttcattctggATATGATAAACTTTGAAGGGTCATAACCAGAGTTGGTAATTCTGTGCCTACCACCAGCCAGGGTTGAAAGCAGGTCAGCTGCTGTAAGATTTGGTTCTTTCTTCTTAACCCTGTTGTCCCTTTTTAGAACAGACCTGACTAGGCCCATGAACCAAAATTTTATCTGCATTTAGCAGTCCCTGGCTCTGGGTGGTTTCACAGCAAGACAGAAATCCTATACTGTTCCAAGCCTGCACAGGATTGAGCAATGCTGCTTCATCCTGCCCCATACCCCAACAGAGCTGAATGACTTGAAACCATTTAATCTTGTCACCTGCACACTGGTGTGCAGTTCTCCCCTGccagcatcctcctcctctactGACCTGATTCCGCACGTTGTGGCAGAAAGCCATGTCAGCATCCAGCTTGCCACCATGGAAGAGATCTCCCTCGTCAAGCTCCGATCGTAGGGCTTTACCTTTCACCATGTAAACACTGCTGATGTAGGGAACATTCCAGAGCCCGCTGAAACACAGGGGTAGGATAGTGAGATTTGAAAGAGCAACAAGGCAGGAACTGTTGGGCTGGAAGGCAGATGGAAGGCGGCACCATCACGTCAGCAAGGCTTGCTGCAATGAGCCAACTTGGAATGGCAGGGAGAAACCGTGCCAACAGGAGTtgtcatttcaggaaaaatcaTTTATATTGCCCAGAGCTTTGAAAGAGTAAAAATGCCAGGGCACTGTGAAAGCAATTGACTGATATTGTATGTTTCTGCATGGGACATAATTAATGTCTTGAATCTCTTCCCAGAGAGATCAACATAattttttccaattattttaaaaaaactgaaCCAGCTGAGAAGGCATAATCTGATTTCCAGCATTTATTGCCCCAAGAAAGGCCCCTCAAGAATATGAGTGAACCAACAATTGTACTTTGTGAATATTCCATTCAATGATCACCTAGAGTATTATGAAGACAATctaacaaaaattaaacagctTTGTATGAGGTTTTACAGACTAATTGTAATCCACAGGTGGGAAAACACATGACTGTGGTGATTTCAGCATAGTTAGGGCTCTCTACATCTTACTCAGCTCATAATAAAATCTGCATGAAATCTGTGCTTAGGGAAGAACACTGAGCAGCTTCTATGAAGGGGTTCAgacttctttccctcttctatGCCCCAAGGCAATTATGTTCCCTGGTTTGATGATAATGTGCACCAGCTTTGTACCTGAGGGAGTGCATCAGTAAGAAACTTGCTGTATACTCACACCCTCCTCCTTTGAACAATATCCACATAATCTTCTGAGCGGGCATAATACCCATCAGGGCTCAGTGCTCCCCAGAAATTTGACCACAGCTTCTCATGCCGACTCACCAGGGGGGCAATCACGGACCTGCGAGTGCAAAAGAAAAGTGATGTTACCACAGGAAGTGAAGGAAAAGATTTACAAACCACAGGATACTGAGAGGCAGATTATCTTTCACTAGCAGCTTCTATTAACTATACTGGAATAAAATTCCACATaagcaaatgtaaaaaaaaaaagtttataatCTCGTATCTAACTGCACCCAGCAGGAATCTTAGAATCCAGTTTATTACAGTGACTACTTAAAGGCAAACTTGGGATGATTTACATCCATTACCTAAACTCAGTCACTGCAACTGCAGCAAAAAAGGACCAAATAAAGGCATACATCTGACATTtcatctccagcacagctcacctAGCGGCCTTACAGGACTGCTCTGACCAATGAACTCACTTGTTCTGCTCAATGAGAATCCTTAGCGTCTCTGTGTTCTTCAGAACTACTTCAGCATCCAGGCTAAAATAATAGTCACAGTCAGGATCCTTTCTGCACAAATCCCTGTAGCCAGAGAACAAGAAAAGTCACATCAACATCCACCTAGAACAGAGTAAGACAAGAGACAGAACAGTAGGACCTTGTATTCTAAGGGTCTTTCTCTAGGTGTTAGGAAAGTGAGTTTAATGTAACAACCCAGACAGCCAGCATTGTAAAAGGACATTCACTTCAGAAGCCAACAGCACACGGTGAAATGCAGTGAGTATCAAACTTAGCCAATTGTTTCCACAGCACAGGCTGAGTAGATTCCCATTTATGGTTGGCCCAATTCCTGGCCCTAGTTCAAACTCGTATCTCCTGATCACCAGTCCCTACCTTTACTACTACACTCCTCTTCTTTACAGATATGGGTGCATACTCTTTATGTGTAGGACTTGGCATAGAGATTGCTGAAGATTAGAAGTGAAGGGTT from Lagopus muta isolate bLagMut1 chromosome 21, bLagMut1 primary, whole genome shotgun sequence includes the following:
- the MFN2 gene encoding mitofusin-2 isoform X2 → MSLLFTRSKSIVAVKKDKRHMAEVNASPLKHFVTAKKKINGIFEQLAAYINESSSFLEETHKNAELDPVTTEEQVLEVKGYLSKVSGISEVLARRHMKVAFFGRTSNGKSTVINAMLWDKVLPSGIGHTTNCFLRVEGTDGHEAFLLTEGSEEKKSVKTVNQLAHALHQDELLNAGSLVSVMWPNSKCPLLKDDLVLMDSPGIDVTTELDSWIDKFCLDADVFVLVANSESTLMQTEKQFFHKVNERLSRPNIFILNNRWDASASEPEYMEEVRRQHMERCTSFLVDELGVVDRAQAGDRIFFVSAKEVLNARIQRAQGMPEGGGALADGFQVRMFEFQNFERRFEECISQSAVKTKFEQHTVRAKQIAEDVRLIMDSVHVAAQEQRVYCLEMREERQERLGFIDKQLELLTQDYKRKIKQITEEVERQVSNAMAEEIRRLSVLVDEYQADFHPSQVVLKVYKNELHKHIEEGLGRNMSDRCSNAITASLQTMQQEMIDGLKPLLPLSLRGQIDMLIPRQCFTLSYDLNCDKLCADFQEDIEFHFSLGWTMLVNRFLGPKNGRRALMGYNDQVWKAVGWRLIALSFGLYGLLYVYERLTWTTKAKERAFKRQFVEYAGEKLQLIVSYTGSNCSHQVQQELAGTFAQLCQQVDVTRENLEQEISAMNKKIEVLDSLQSKAKLLRNKAGWLDSELNMFTHQYLQQSR
- the MFN2 gene encoding mitofusin-2 isoform X1, encoding MSLLFTRSKSIVAVKKDKRHMAEVNASPLKHFVTAKKKINGIFEQLAAYINESSSFLEETHKNAELDPVTTEEQVLEVKGYLSKVSGISEVLARRHMKVAFFGRTSNGKSTVINAMLWDKVLPSGIGHTTNCFLRVEGTDGHEAFLLTEGSEEKKSVKTVNQLAHALHQDELLNAGSLVSVMWPNSKCPLLKDDLVLMDSPGIDVTTELDSWIDKFCLDADVFVLVANSESTLMQTEKQFFHKVNERLSRPNIFILNNRWDASASEPEYMEEVRRQHMERCTSFLVDELGVVDRAQAGDRIFFVSAKEVLNARIQRAQGMPEGGGALADGFQVRMFEFQNFERRFEECISQSAVKTKFEQHTVRAKQIAEDVRLIMDSVHVAAQEQRVYCLEMREERQERLGFIDKQLELLTQDYKRKIKQITEEVERQVSNAMAEEIRRLSVLVDEYQADFHPSQVVLKVYKNELHKHIEEGLGRNMSDRCSNAITASLQTMQQEMIDGLKPLLPLSLRGQIDMLIPRQCFTLSYDLNCDKLCADFQEDIEFHFSLGWTMLVNRFLGPKNGRRALMGYNDQIQRPLTPANPSLPPLPQGSMTQEELMVSMVTGLASLTSRTSMGIIVVGGVVWKAVGWRLIALSFGLYGLLYVYERLTWTTKAKERAFKRQFVEYAGEKLQLIVSYTGSNCSHQVQQELAGTFAQLCQQVDVTRENLEQEISAMNKKIEVLDSLQSKAKLLRNKAGWLDSELNMFTHQYLQQSR